A genomic region of Anopheles coustani chromosome 3, idAnoCousDA_361_x.2, whole genome shotgun sequence contains the following coding sequences:
- the LOC131260597 gene encoding conserved oligomeric Golgi complex subunit 1 yields the protein MEKSVDLLTVDVDRLFKQHNVAEIDLVHKRLLDEIELKREELRTMVGERYRDLLKAADTIGDMKQTASSIIVNVNRITERCQQLNDHNLIGFRTGNDYQRLQKKHRDHSFHGVIVQIKLLTSLPEMVWSCIDREDYFVATQLFIFARHISTGLNLDTERETMRKFPVAAKQWQVLSQFFFTIENACRDSLAREELSVAVASKSLASWLLLESCSVQETLPMFTERRSKAFLTVLDENGRSAYEKVKDKLLASLHVLIDTVRLYYECFIDDGTGGNRMGGFQRELEHITGDRAAPTIQLIRSEDPMIMQMVPEMIAKFRPRLQAVTALSETEVRSEVSAFLKGIETSVEGSLRRLVSLVPSIKTLHDIKTQAQAMEKPSNWAAITGTLGLPEGTDFYGTFYQRLINDRIKFIVKSAWSETVRQTHADVQQLLQQKPIDLKAYVWKESLDDVPMNLKSALDRTKPSARKLLMKAKAYTPVFVDLVDSLNERLHSLTGDIASFLASSSRAEIDQLLTFFRQCCVEGIADLVTAIKSAPFEPTVERYALLARFLTAVRELCPALRNCFIAATPDAKNVWPGRRSSFAITVSEEDPERWEKVSGLLDEESVRFWTLWMDLFHASWPPLSQDVGYGTLLNDFPAWETVTIEENDEHNQPIQSTIRVPSQPSISLQKFLHHVYELLNAVIPQTIPKPIMLDVVTRLAVGLLTHYDALAGNEFVSQNQTVALQFYLDLRFLQLMFVGRDQKQLNERFSVLIGRFKAYIDPFDFDVFYTHLNANVKRSASKLQHFLGAFVCHSDQLATAIGAGGTSTGGTKLGTQEKNPNILSLSSNSLNVMWFPLLPVVSKDTAILTTANVAGESTGMKDQRKPSPLAAEPVPATVKSTAPKPSAKDATATSAQAYAKGAAAFFGLDKDWFR from the exons ATGGAGAAATCGGTAGATCTACTTACTGTGGATGTGGACCGATTGTTCAAACAGCATAATGTTGCCGAAATCGACCTGGTACACAAGCGCCTGCTGGATGAGATTGAGCTCAAACGGGAAGAGCTGCGAACGATGGTCGG CGAACGTTACCGGGATCTTTTGAAAGCTGCCGATACGATTGGTGACATGAAACAAACGGCCAGTTCAATCATAGTAAATGTGAACCGTATTACTGAACGTTGCCAGCAGCTGAATGATCATAATCTGATTGGATTCCGCACCGGCAACGACTATCAACGATTGCAGAAAAAGCACCGAGATCATAGTTTCCACGGAGTGATAGTGCAGATAAAACTACTCACCAGTCTACCGGAAATGGTCTGGAGTTGCATCGACAGGGAGGATTACTTTGTCGCCACACAGCTATTCATCTTTGCCCGCCACATTTCGACCGGCCTCAACTTGGACACGGAGCGTGAAACCATGCGTAAATTCCCCGTCGCCGCCAAACAGTGGCAGGTGCTGAGTCAGTTCTTTTTCACCATCGAAAACGCTTGCCGCGATTCGCTGGCACGGGAAGAACTCTCGGTGGCGGTAGCGTCGAAAAGCTTGGCCAGTTGGCTGCTGCTCGAATCGTGTTCGGTTCAGGAAACACTCCCGATGTTCACCGAACGGCGATCAAAAGCATTTCTCACGGTGCTCGATGAGAACGGACGGTCGGCCTATGAGAAGGTTAAAGATAAGCTGCTGGCCAGCCTACACGTACTCATCGATACGGTACGTCTGTATTACGAATGTTTCATAGATGATGGCACCGGGGGCAACCGTATGGGAGGTTTCCAGCGGGAACTAGAACACATCACCGGGGACCGAGCGGCCCCAACGATACAGCTGATCAGATCGGAAGACCCTATGATTATGCAAATGGTACCGGAAATGATTGCCAAATTTCGTCCCCGATTGCAAGCGGTCACCGCACTGAGCGAAACCGAGGTTCGGTCGGAAGTGAGTGCGTTTCTGAAAGGGATAGAAACGTCCGTGGAGGGTAGCCTGCGCCGGTTAGTAAGTCTCGTTCCATCGATAAAAACACTTCACGACATTAAAACGCAGGCGCAAGCCATGGAGAAACCATCCAACTGGGCAGCAATCACTGGGACGTTGGGTTTACCGGAAGGTACAGACTTCTATGGCACGTTTTACCAGCGGCTGATAAACGACCGCATTAAGTTCATAGTTAAATCGGCGTGGAGTGAAACGGTTCGTCAAACGCACGCCGACGTGCAACAGCTGTTGCAACAGAAACCGATCGATTTGAAAGCCTACGTGTGGAAGGAATCACTCGACGACGTGCCGATGAACCTCAAGAGTGCACTTGACCGAACGAAGCCTTCCGCTCGGAAGCTGCTCATGAAAGCTAAAGCCTACACGCCGGTGTTTGTGGATCTGGTCGATTCTCTTAACGAACGGCTCCATAGTCTAACGGGTGACATAGCATCTTTTCTGGCCTCATCTAGTCGCGCGGAAATAGACCAGCTGCTCACATTTTTCCGCCAATGTTGCGTGGAAGGCATCGCCGACCTGGTGACGGCCATCAAATCCGCTCCATTTGAACCCACCGTCGAGCGTTACGCACTGTTGGCACGATTTCTCACGGCCGTCCGAGAACTCTGCCCTGCCCTGCGGAACTGTTTCATCGCCGCCACCCCTGATGCCAAGAATGTATGGCCCGGTCGAAGATCATCGTTCGCCATCACCGTTTCCGAGGAAGACCCGGAACGGTGGGAAAAGGTATCGGGACTGCTCGACGAGGAAAGTGTCCGCTTCTGGACACTTTGGATGGATCTGTTCCACGCCAGTTGGCCCCCACTGTCGCAGGACGTAGGATACGGTACGCTGCTGAACGATTTTCCAGCCTGGGAAACGGTAACGATCGAGGAAAACGACGAACACAACCAACCGATCCAGTCGACCATTCGCGTCCCTTCGCAACCGAGCATCTCACTGCAAAAGTTCCTCCACCATGTGTACGAACTGCTGAACGCAGTCATTCCCCAAACCATTCCCAAACCGATCATGCTCGACGTCGTCACGCGGCTGGCGGTGGGTCTGCTTACGCACTACGACGCGCTGGCCGGGAACGAGTTCGTCTCGCAGAATCAAACCGTGGCACTTCAGTTCTATCTGGATCTCCGGTTCCTGCAGCTGATGTTCGTCGGTCGCGATCAGAAGCAGTTGAACGAACGATTCAGCGTCCTGATCGGGCGCTTCAAGGCCTACATCGATCCGTTCGATTTCGATGTTTTCTACACGCATTTGAATGCGAATGTTAAACGCTCGGCTAGCAAGCTTCAGCACTTTCTCGGTGCGTTCGTTTGCCACAGTGACCAGCTGGCCACGGCAATCGGCGCTGGGGGGACGTCAACCGGTGGCACAAAGTTGGGAACGCaggaaaaaaatccaaacatACTTTCGCTCAGTTCAAACAGCTTAAATGTTATGTGGTTCCCGCTGTTGCCCGTGGTTAGCAAGGACACTGCAATATTGACCACCGCGAATGTCGCTGGTGAGAGTACCGGAATGaag GATCAAAGAAAACCATCACCCCTAGCTGCCGAACCGGTCCCGGCAACGGTGAAGAGTACGGCCCCAAAACCATCGGCCAAGGACGCAACGGCAACCTCGGCACAAGCGTACGCCAAGGGCGCGGCAGCCTTCTTCGGGCTCGACAAGGACTGGTTCCGATAA